Proteins encoded together in one Camelina sativa cultivar DH55 chromosome 9, Cs, whole genome shotgun sequence window:
- the LOC104713097 gene encoding NAP1-related protein 1: MVADKSKKSKIEEKVEDENLELIDKELVLSIEKLQEIQENLEKINEKASDEVLEVEQKYNEIRKPVYDKRNEIIQSIPDFWLTAFLSHPALGDLLTEEDQKIFKYLSSLEVEDAKDVKSGYSITFNFSSNPFFEDAKLTKTFTFFEEGTTKITATPIKWKEGKGLPNGVNHDDKKGNKRALPEESFFTWFTDAQHKEDAGDEIHDEVADIIKEDLWSNPLTYFNNDADEEDFDGDDDGDEEGEEDDDDDDEEEEDGEE, encoded by the exons ATGGTCGCAGATAAGAGCAAGAAGTCGAAAATTGAAGAGAAGGTCGAAGATGAGAACTTGGAGCTAATCGATAAAGAGCTTGTTCTCTCAATTGAGAAGCTTCAGGAGATTCAAGAAAACCTCGAGAAG ATTAACGAAAAGGCCAGTGATGAGGTCTTGGAAGTGGAGCAAAAATATAACGAGATACGGAAACCTGTCTATGACAAGCGTAACGAAATTATCCAGTCCATTCCAGACTTTTGGTTGACTGCT TTTTTGAGTCATCCAGCACTAGGTGATCTCTTGACTGAAGAAGACCAAAAG atttttaaGTACTTGAGCTCTCTGGAAGTGGAGGATGCCAAAGATGTGAAATCTGGATACTCTATAACTTTT AACTTCAGTTCCAACCCTTTCTTTGAGGATGCCAAACTTACGAAGACGTTTACCTTCTTTGAAGAAGGAACAACAAAAATCACAGCAACTCCTATCAAGTGGAAGGAGGGCaag GGTTTGCCAAATGGAGTGAACCATGATGATAAGAAAGGAAACAAACGTGCATTGCCAGAGGAGAG tttctttacTTGGTTTACTGATGCTCAACATAAGGAAGATGCTGGGGATGAGATTCATGATGAG GTTGCTGATATCATCAAGGAAGATCTGTGGTCCAACCCTCTCACCTACTTCAACAAT GATGCTGATGAAGAGGATtttgatggagatgatgatggtgatgaagag ggagaagaagacgacgatgacgacgatgaagaggaggaagacggTGAGGAATGA
- the LOC104713098 gene encoding putative pentatricopeptide repeat-containing protein At1g74580 yields the protein MSPPLLLPRHVTAVIKCQRDPMKALEMFNSMKKEDGFKHTLSTYRSVIEKLGLHGRFEAMEEVFVDMRLNVSNHILEGVYVGAMKNYGRKGKVQEAVNVFERMDFYDCQPTVFSYNAIMSILVDSGYFDQAHKVYMRMRDKGITPDVYSFTIRMKSFCKTSRPHAALRLLNNMSSQGCEMNVVAFCTVVGGFYEEGFKDEAYELFGKMLGSGVSLCVSTFNKLLHVLCKKGDVKECEKLLDKVIKRGVLPNLFTYNFFIQGLCQKGELDGAVRMVGCLIEQGPKPDVVTYNNLICGLCKNSKFQEAEAYLGKMVNEGLEPDSFTYNTLIAGYCKSGMVQLAERILGNAVFNGFVPDEFTYRSLIDGLCHEGDTNRALALFNEALGKGIKPKVILYNTLIKGLSNQGLILEAAQLASEMSEKGLIPDVQTFNILVNGLCKMGCVSDADGLVKVMISKGYFPDIFTFNILIHGYSTQLKMENALEILDVMLDTGVDPDVYTYNSLLNGLCKTSKYEDVMETYKTMMEKGCAPNLFTFNILLESLCRYRKLDEALGLLAEMKNKSVNPDAVTFGTLIDGFCKNGDLDGAYTLFRKMEEVYKVSSSTATYNIIIHAFTEKLNVTMAGKLFQEMVDRCIVPDGYTYRLMVDGFCKTGNVNLGYMFLLKMMENGFVPSLTTLGRVINCLCVEDRVYEAAGIIRLMVQKGLVPEAVNTIFDIDKKEVAAPKLVLEDLLKKSCVTYYAYELLFDGLRDKKLRKKKGFTVVGM from the coding sequence ATGAGTCCTCCTCTGCTTCTTCCGAGACATGTAACTGCAGTTATAAAATGTCAGAGAGATCCTATGAAAGCCTTGGAAATGTTCAATTCGATGAAGAAAGAGGATGGTTTCAAGCATACTTTATCTACTTACCGCAGCGTGATTGAAAAGCTTGGCCTTCATGGGAGATTCGAAGCCATGGAAGAGGTTTTTGTGGATATGCGTCTTAATGTTTCTAACCATATCCTTGAAGGTGTTTATGTTGGCGCAATGAAGAACTATGGTAGGAAAGGTAAAGTTCAAGAAGCTGTGAATGTGTTTGAAAGGATGGATTTTTATGATTGTCAGCCTACGGTTTTCTCTTATAATGCTATTATGAGTATATTGGTTGATAGTGGTTACTTTGATCAAGCTCACAAGGTGTATATGAGGATGCGTGACAAGGGGATTACGCCTGATGTTTACTCGTTTACGATTAGGATGAAGTCTTTTTGTAAGACGAGTAGGCCTCACGCTGCTTTGAGGCTTCTTAATAATATGTCTTCTCAAGGCTGTGAGATGAATGTGGTTGCTTTTTGTACGGTCGTTGGTGGGTTTTATGAGGAGGGTTTTAAGGATGAGGCGTATGAGTTGTTTGGGAAGATGCTTGGATCGGGTGTTTCGCTTTGTGTTAGTACGTTTAACAAGCTTCTACATGTTCTTTGTAAGAAGGGAGATGTTAAGGAGTGTGAAAAACTACTGGATAAAGTTATCAAAAGAGGTGTTTTACCGAATCTgtttacttataattttttcattcaaGGGCTTTGTCAGAAAGGTGAGCTTGATGGTGCTGTTCGTATGGTAGGTTGTCTTATAGAGCAGGGGCCAAAACCTGATGTCGTCACGTATAACAATCTTATATGTGGCTTATGTAAGAATTCCAAGTTTCAGGAGGCGGAGGCTTACTTAGGCAAAATGGTTAATGAAGGGCTTGAGCCTGATAGTTTTACTTATAACACACTAATAGCTGGATATTGCAAAAGTGGAATGGTGCAACTTGCTGAAAGGATTCTAGGTAATGCTGTCTTCAATGGGTTTGTGCCTGACGAGTTTACATATCGCTCCTTAATTGACGGATTGTGCCACGAAGGTGATACAAATCGTGCTTTAGCTTTATTTAATGAGGCCTTAGGGAAAGGGATAAAGCCTAAAGTTATTCTTTACAACACACTGATCAAAGGATTGTCTAACCAGGGTTTAATTCTGGAGGCTGCTCAGTTGGCGAGTGAAATGTCTGAAAAGGGTTTGATTCCCGATGTACAGACTTTTAACATACTTGTAAATGGACTATGCAAGATGGGATGTGTTTCTGATGCTGATGGTCTTGTTAAAGTTATGATCTCCAAAGGGTACTTTCCTGACATATTTACTTTCAACATTTTGATTCATGGTTATTCTACACAGTTGAAAATGGAAAACGCACTTGAGATCTTGGATGTTATGTTGGACACTGGCGTTGATCCTGACGTGTACACTTACAACTCTTTGTTGAATGGTCTCTGCAAAACTTCAAAGTATGAAGATGTGATGGAAACATATAAAACGATGATGGAGAAAGGTTGTGCCCCCAACTTATTCACGTTTAATATACTTCTGGAGAGTCTCTGCAGATACCGAAAACTAGATGAAGCCTTGGGGTTGCTGGCAGAAATGAAAAACAAGAGTGTGAATCCAGATGCGGTTACGTTTGGAACGTTGATCGATGGGTTTTGCAAAAATGGAGACTTGGATGGAGCATACACGCTATTTCGGAAGATGGAAGAGGTTTATAAGGTTTCGAGTTCAACGGCGACATATAATATCATCATTCATGCTTTCACTGAGAAGCTAAATGTTACTATGGCGGGAAAACTATTCCAAGAGATGGTTGATCGTTGTATTGTTCCTGATGGATACACATACCGGCTTATGGTTGATGGTTTTTGCAAAACGGGAAATGTCAATTTGGGATACATGTTTCTACTGAAGATGATGGAAAATGGGTTTGTTCCATCGCTCACAACACTTGGACGAGTAATAAACTGTCTTTGTGTGGAGGATAGAGTTTATGAGGCTGCCGGTATTATCCGTCTGATGGTCCAGAAAGGACTGGTCCCTGAGGCTGTCAACACCATTTTTGATATTGACAAAAAGGAGGTGGCTGCTCCTAAGCTTGTCTTGGAGGATCTGTTGAAGAAGAGCTGTGTTACATATTATGCTTATGAACTTCTTTTTGATGGCCTTAGAGATAAAAAGCTACGCAAGAAAAAGGGTTTCACAGTGGTAGGCATGTGA
- the LOC104713099 gene encoding glutathione S-transferase U10 isoform X2: MEEQRSKVTLHGMWVSTYSKKVEIALKLKGILYEYVEEDLQNKSESLIQLNPVHKKIPVLVHNGKPVAESLVILEYIDETWKNSPRFFPEDPYERAQVRFWVSYINQQVFEVMGQVVFQEGEAQAKSVEEARKRVQVLEEGLKKHFPNKNIRENDDVGLLEITIIATFGAHKAYREALGVEIIDPVNTPTLYNWIERLQDLTVMKEVEVPRDKLVNFLQNYRQKLLQQAASA, encoded by the exons ATGGAGGAGCAGAGGAGCAAAGTGACATTACATGGGATGTGGGTAAGCACATACTCAAAGAAGGTAGAAATCGCCCTTAAACTCAAAGGCATACTCTATGAGTATGTCGAAGAAGATCTTCAGAACAAGAGTGAATCGCTGATTCAACTCAACCCAGTGCACAAGAAGATTCCTGTTCTTGTCCATAATGGGAAACCAGTGGCTGAATCACTTGTGATTCTTGAATACATCGATGAGACGTGGAAGAACTCTCCTCGTTTCTTTCCAGAGGATCCTTATGAAAGAGCCCAGGTCAGGTTCTGGGTCAGCTACATCAACCAACAG GTGTTTGAGGTCATGGGTCAAGTCGTGTTTCAAGAGGGTGAAGCTCAAGCAAAGTCTGTAGAAGAGGCAAGAAAGAGAGTCCAAGTTCTTGAAGAGGGACTCAAGAAGCATTTCCCGAATAAAAACATCAGAGAGAATGATGATGTAGGGCTTTTGGAAATCACCATCATTGCTACTTTTGGAGCCCACAAAGCCTATCGTGAAGCACTTGGTGTAGAGATAATTGATCCAGTGAACACTCCGACTTTATACAACTGGATAGAACGTCTGCAAGATCTGACTGTGATGAAAGAAGTCGAAGTGCCTCGTGATAAGTTGGTGAACTTTCTCCAAAACTATAGACAAAAGCTTCTCCAGCAGGCTGCAAGTGCGTAA
- the LOC104713099 gene encoding glutathione S-transferase U10 isoform X1, whose amino-acid sequence MEEQRSKVTLHGMWVSTYSKKVEIALKLKGILYEYVEEDLQNKSESLIQLNPVHKKIPVLVHNGKPVAESLVILEYIDETWKNSPRFFPEDPYERAQVRFWVSYINQQVFEVMGQVVFQEGEAQAKSVEEARKRVQVLEEGLKKHFPNKNIRENDDVGLLEITIIATFGAHKAYREALGVEIIDPVNTPTLYNWIERLQDLTVMKEVEVPRDKLVNFLQNYRQKLLQQAASA is encoded by the exons ATGGAGGAGCAGAGGAGCAAAGTGACATTACATGGGATGTGGGTAAGCACATACTCAAAGAAGGTAGAAATCGCCCTTAAACTCAAAGGCATACTCTATGAGTATGTCGAAGAAGATCTTCAGAACAAGAGTGAATCGCTGATTCAACTCAACCCAGTGCACAAGAAGATTCCTGTTCTTGTCCATAATGGGAAACCAGTGGCTGAATCACTTGTGATTCTTGAATACATCGATGAGACGTGGAAGAACTCTCCTCGTTTCTTTCCAGAGGATCCTTATGAAAGAGCCCAGGTCAGGTTCTGGGTCAGCTACATCAACCAACAG GTGTTTGAGGTCATGGGTCAAGTCGTGTTTCAAGAGGGTGAAGCTCAAGCAAAGTCTGTAGAAGAGGCAAGAAAGAGAGTCCAAGTTCTTGAAGAGGGACTCAAGAAGCATTTCCCGAATAAAAAT ATCAGAGAGAATGATGATGTAGGGCTTTTGGAAATCACCATCATTGCTACTTTTGGAGCCCACAAAGCCTATCGTGAAGCACTTGGTGTAGAGATAATTGATCCAGTGAACACTCCGACTTTATACAACTGGATAGAACGTCTGCAAGATCTGACTGTGATGAAAGAAGTCGAAGTGCCTCGTGATAAGTTGGTGAACTTTCTCCAAAACTATAGACAAAAGCTTCTCCAGCAGGCTGCAAGTGCGTAA